In Zea mays cultivar B73 chromosome 7, Zm-B73-REFERENCE-NAM-5.0, whole genome shotgun sequence, the following proteins share a genomic window:
- the LOC100384417 gene encoding uncharacterized protein isoform X1 — MGAKENGEERDDHSSDVERDGKQGKVTESDYEPARNSLSSPGEATSNEDTKVKRVSRVPKKLSRKESKENSPRSARSISKSQIHTKLQYISSNSNQNKSPKTNKAVNGAKTVEIKRPETPKAPSCSSSEMSEETDDKAIEDRPTDDKAIEGRIKDDSAVEGRATNDKAVDDKAKNDKDIEDGMKDDNAIECEVTDDKPIDSKVTDDITIEGREIEGKAIEEAKEIDILDEAPKSDQSTGTDDEIVDTEENIADNGNSVSYKINEELYSKIEKLEQELREVAALEVSLYSVVPEHGCSSHKLHTPARRLSRVYIHASKFWSSDKKASVARNSVSGLVLVAKSCGNDVSRLTFWLSNTVVLREIIAQTFGTSQHSSPVKVFSSNGNANKPDRSFTSSQWKSNYNGKYVNPNIMQLPDDWQKTSTLLDALEKIESWIFSRIVESVWWQAMTPHMQTPVEDLSTPKIGRLLGQSLGDQQHGSFSIDLWRSAFQDAFSRICPLRAGGHECGCLPVLAKLVMEHCIARLDIAMFNAILRESENEIPTDPISDPIVDSRVLPIPAGNLSFGSGAQLKSSVGNWSRWLTDTFGMDAAESEKGGQDVEVNGDDRRDAAESTCFKLLNELSDLLMLPKDMLLEKAIRKEVCPSIGLPLVTRILCNFTPDEFCPDPVPGMVLEELNSESLLDRSTEIDMVSTFPVTAAPVVYWAPTLEDVREKVADTACGNPELDRRGSMVQRRGYTSDDDLDALEFPLASLYDKSNPPSPCNNGVAHFSTRQVASMENVRHELLREVWCERL; from the exons ATGGGTGCCAAAGAGAATGGGGAAGAGAGAGATGATCATTCAAGTGATGTGGAAAGAGATGGTAAACAAGGGAAGGTAACTGAATCAGACTATGAACCAGCTAGAAATTCCCTTTCATCACCGGGTGAGGCTACCAGTAACGAAGACACTAAAGTGAAAAGAGTCTCAAGGGTTCCAAAGAAGCTATCAAGGAAAGAGTCTAAAGAAAACAGCCCACGCTCAGCAAGAAGCATTTCCAAAAGTCAAATCCACACTAAACTGCAGTATATATCGTCAAACAGTAACCAGAACAAATCACCCAAAACAAACAAAGCGGTTAATGGTGCTAAAACTGTTGAAATTAAGAGGCCAGAGACTCCGAAAGCTCCTTCTTGTTCTTCATCTGAGATGTCTGAGGAAACAGATGACAAAGCTATTGAGGATAGACCCACAGATGACAAAGCAATTGagggcagaatcaaggatgatagCGCTGTTGAAGGCAGAGCCACCAATGATAAAGCCGTTGATGACAAAGCAAAGAATGATAAAGACATTGAGGACGGAATGAAGGATGATAATGCCATTGAATGTGAAGTCACTGATGATAAGCCTATTGACAGCAAAGTAACTGATGATATTACCATTGAGGGAAGAGAGATTGAAGGTAAAGCCATTGAAGAGGCAAAGGAGATTgatatattggatgaagctccaaAATCTGATCAGAGTACTGGCACTGATGATGAAATTGTTGATACTGAAGAAAACATAGCTGATAATGGCAACTCAGTTTCTTATAAAATTAACGAGGAATTATATTCAAAAATTGAGAAGTTGGAGCAGGAGCTACGTGAAGTTGCTGCCCTCGAGGTTTCTCTCTACTCTGTGGTGCCAGAGCACGGTTGTTCATCACATAAGTTGCATACACCAGCTCGCCGTCTATCTAGGGTTTACATTCATGCATCAAAATTTTGGTCCTCAGATAAGAAAGCTTCAGTTGCAAGAAATTCAGTTTCTGGGCTTGTGCTTGTTGCAAAGTCTTGTGGCAATGATGTTTCAAG GTTGACATTTTGGCTATCGAACACAGTTGTCCTGAGAGAAATCATCGCACAAACATTTGGTACTTCACAACACTCAAGTCCAGTTAAGGTTTTCAGCTCAAATGGCAATGCAAACAAGCCTGACAGGAGTTTCACTTCATCGCAATGGAAAAGTAACTACAATGGCAAGTATGTGAACCCCAATATCATGCAGCTGCCAGATGATTGGCAGAAAACTAGCACATTGCTGGATGCATTGGAGAAGATTGAATCTTGGATCTTTTCTCGGATTGTTGAGTCTGTGTGGTGGCAG GCAATGACACCCCACATGCAAACCCCTGTAGAAGATTTGTCAACTCCAAAGATAGGGAGGTTGTTAGGGCAGTCTTTGGGTGATCAGCAACATGGGAGTTTTTCTATTGATCTCTGGAGAAGTGCATTTCAAGATGCATTCAGCAGAATCTGTCCTCTTCGTGCTGGTGGGCATGAGTGTGGATGTTTACCAGTCTTGGCAAAACTG GTGATGGAGCACTGCATAGCCCGGTTAGATATTGCTATGTTTAATGCCATCCTTCGTGAATCAGAGAATGAGATACCCACTGATCCTATATCCGACCCAATTGTGGACTCAAGAGTTCTGCCGATTCCAGCTGGCAACTTAAGCTTTGGATCAGGCGCACAGCTGAAGAGCTCT GTTGGGAATTGGTCCAGATGGTTGACTGATACATTTGGCATGGATGCTGCTGAATCTGAAAAGGGTGGTCAAGATGTGGAAGTTAATGGCGATGACAGAAGAGACGCAGCCGAATCAACTTGTTTTAAGCTACTTAACGAGTTGAGTGATCTTCTGATGCTCCCGAAGGACATGCTTCTCGAGAAAGCCATTAGGAAAGAG GTCTGCCCTTCCATTGGCCTTCCACTAGTAACAAGAATACTCTGTAACTTCACTCCGGACGAGTTCTGCCCTGATCCTGTTCCTGGCATGGTTCTAGAGGAGCTGAATTCTGAG AGCTTGCTGGATCGATCCACAGAGATAGACATGGTGAGCACGTTCCCAGTGACCGCTGCTCCAGTGGTGTACTGGGCCCCTACGCTGGAGGACGTTAGGGAGAAAGTGGCTGACACGGCATGTGGCAACCCAGAGCTGGACCGGAGGGGTTCAATGGTGCAGAGGAGGGGCTACACCAGCGATGACGATCTGGATGCCCTGGAGTTCCCGCTGGCGTCCCTGTACGACAAGAGCAACCCCCCGTCCCCGTGCAACAATGGCGTCGCCCATTTCAGCACTCGGCAGGTAGCCTCCATGGAGAACGTGAGGCACGAGCTCCTGCGAGAAGTATGGTGCGAGCGGCTATGA